Within Verrucomicrobiota bacterium, the genomic segment TGGGGTTTGCTTTCCGACGACGATGTATCCACGGCAATGCGTGCGTGCGGTCTCGCGCCCGGTGCTCGGGCCGAGCAGCTGGCGCTCCAGCAGTTCGCCGACCTGAGCGACGCGCTACTGTGCCAGGCGGCGGGCAGAGGAAGTCCATGAAGGAAATCGGTATCGAGGATGTCGAGCACGTGGCGATGCTCGCCCGGCTCGAGCTGAACGATGACGAGAAGCGCGCGATGACCGCACAGCTCGGCGAGATCCTGCGCTACGTCGCGAAGCTTGACGAGATCGACACCGGCGCGGTCGAGCCGACGGCCCACATCCTGCCGCTGCGCAACGCGCTTCGCGACGATGCGCTTCGGCCGTCGCTCGACCTCAACGCCGTGCTCGCCAACGCTCCGAAACGCACGGGCGACCTGTTCCAGGTCCCGCGCGTCGTCGAGTAACAGCCGATACGCACACCGGCCGGCAGAACCCGATGAGTCTTCTCGAACAGAGCCTATCTGACGCCGCCAAGGCCGTCCGCGCGGGCACGGTCAGCTCGACGGAGCTGACACGCGCGGCGCTCGACGCCATCGAGCGCCTCGATCCAACCCTTCGCGCCTACATCTCGGTCGACGCCGACGGCGCCTTGGCGCGCGCGGCCCAGCTCGACGCCCGCCGCGGCAAGGGCGAACCGCTCGGCCTGCTCGGCGGCGTGCCCGTGGCGATCAAGGACAACATGGTCGTGCGCGGGGGCGCAACGACGTGCGCCTCGCGCATCCTTGACGGCTTCGTCTCGCCGTACGACGCGACGGTGATCGAACGGCTACGTGAGGCAGGAGCCGTATTCCTCGGCAAAACGAACATGGATGAGTTTGCCATGGGCTCCTCGACGGAGAACAGCGCCGTGGCCGCTACGCGTAACCCGTGGGACACCGGGCGCGTGCCTGGCGGATCGAGCGGCGGCTCGGCGGCGGCCGTGGCGGCACGCATGGCGTTCGGCGCGCTCGGATCGGACACCGGCGGCTCGATCCGCCAGCCGGCATCGTTCTGCGGCGTTACGGGACTCAAGCCGACCTACGGCCGCGTGTCGCGCTACGGGCTCGTGGCATTCGCTTCGTCGCTCGACCAGATCGGCACGTTCTCGCGCGACGGGCGCGATGCAGCACTGCTTCTCGGCGCCATCGCGGGACATGATCCGCGCGACTCGACGTCCGTCAAAGAGACGGTACCCGACTATGGAGCCGCGCTCGACGGCGGGGTGGCGGGGCTGCGCGTCGGCATGCCGGCCGAGTACTTCGGCGAGGGCATCTCGGCCGAGACCGAGCAGGCCGTGCGCGCCGCGATTGCGAAGCTCAATGACCTCGGCGCCGAGGTCGTCGAGGTCAGCCTCCCGCACCTCGACTACGCGGTGGCGACCTACTACATCATCTGTACGGCAGAGGCGTCCTCGAACCTTGCCCGCTACGACGGCGTGCGCTACGGCAGGCGCCTCGACGGCGAAGGCGTCCACGACATGTACCGCGCGAGCCGCGAGGCGGGCTTCGGCGCGGAGGTGAAGCGCCGCATTCTGCTCGGCACCTACGTGCTGAGTGCCGGCTATTACGACGCCTACTACCTCAAGGCGCTCAAGGTACGTACGTTGATCAAGGCGGACTTCGACCGCGCGTTCGAGCACGTTGATTGCATCGCGGCACCGACGTCGCCGACCACGGCGTTCAGACTCGGTGAGAAGCTCGATGACCCGCTCACCATGTACCTCCTGGATATCTACACGATTTCGGTCAACCTTGCCGGGCTGCCGGGGATCTCGGTGCCGTGCGGCTTCGACCAGGCCGGATTGCCCATCGGGTTGCAGCTTATCGGCAAGCCGTTCGACGAACCGACGCTCCTGCGCGCTGCGCACGCGTACCAGCAAGCGACCGACTGGCAGAGGCGCGTGCCGCCGATCGTGGACGGAGGCGCGTGATGGACTACGAAGTCGTCATCGGCATGGAGGTGCACGTGGAGCTCAAGACCGAGAGCAAGGCATTCTGCGGCTGCTCGACGGCATTCGGCGCCGCGCCGAACACCCACGTCTGCCCCGTCTGCCTGGGGCTACCCGGTGTGCTGCCCGTGCTCAACCGCAAAGCCGTCGAGCACGCGGTGCGCGTCGGGCTGGCGCTCGGGTGTGAGATCTCGGCGTTCAGCAAGTTCGACCGGAAGAACTACTTCTACCCCGACATGCCGAAGAACTACCAGATCTCGCAGTACGACAAGCCGTTGACAAGCACGGGCCGGCTGCCGATTCTCGTCGACGGCGCGATCCGCGAGATCCGGATCCGGCGAGCGCACCTCGAAGAGGACGCGGGTAAGCTGCTCCACCTCGACGACGGCACGACGGGCGTCGACTTCAACCGGGCCGGCGTGCCGCTGCTCGAAATCGTCTCCGAGCCCGACCTGCATTCAGCCGATGAGGCGGTCGAGTACCTCCTGCGGCTCAAGACGCTGCTCGAGTACCTCGGCGTGAGCGACTGCAACATGGAAGAGGGCAGCATGCGGTGCGAGGCGAACGTCGACGTGCGCCCCACTGGAGGCGGGCCGATCGGCGACATCGTCGAGATAAAGAACGTCGCCTCGATCACGGGTGTCAAGCGTGCCATCGAGTTCGAGTTCGAGCGCCAGCGCGACCTGCTCGAGATGGGCGGCACCGTCAAGCGCGAGACGCGCCGCTGGAACCCCGACAGCGCGCGCACCACCGTGATGCGCACCAAGGAGCTCGCGCACGACTACCGCTACTTCCCCGAGCCGGACCTCGTGCCCGTCGTCCTCGACCGCGAGACAATCGAGCGCATGCGCGAGACGCTGCCCGAGCTGCCGCTCGCGCGCCAACTGCGCTATATGAATGAGCATGGACTCTCCGAATACGACTCAGGGGTGCTCACCGCGCAACAGGCGGCGGCCGACTTCTACGAGTCGTGCGCGCGGCTCTACGGCCAGCCCAAGGTGGTCTGCAACTGGGTCATGGGCGAGCTGTTCCGGCTCATGAAGGAGCGGCGGGTCGGTTTCGACACGCTCCAGGTGACCCCGACAGCGCTTGTGGACATGCTCAAACTCATAGACAACGGCACAATCAGCGGTACAATCGGGAAGACGGTCATCGAGGCGATGTTTGCGACCGGCCTGCCGCCGGACCGGATCGTCGTCGACCGGGGCCTCATGCAGATCAGTGACACGGCGGAACTCGAGAAGACGATCACCGCCGTGCTCGAGGCGAACTCCAAACCGGTGGCCGATTACCGCGGCGGTAATGAGAAAACCTTCGGGTTCCTTGTCGGCCAGGTCATGCGGGCCACGAAAGGCAAGGCGAACCCAAAGCTTGTGAACGAGCTCTTGCGCAAGGCGCTCGATACAGGCGGAGAATAGGGACCGTCACCTGCTCTCCAATGCTGTCTGACACGACATGCGCTGTGTTTGGTAACGAGGGAAAGCAAGTGACTGTCCCTCTTTCCCGCGTCCCGTCCGGAGGAGACAACGATGCCACTCTTCGGCAAGCCCCGTTACTCGACGATCAAGGTCAAACGCGTCCAAGTGCCCGACGGGCGCTGGATGAAATGCGGCGCGTGCAACCAGATCATCGACGTCAAACAGATCGAGGAGACGCTCAACACCTGCCCGAAGTGCAAGTTCCACTTCAAAATGTCGGCGCGCGAGCGTATCCGCCTGCTGCTCGACGAGGGTTCGTTCGTCGAGATGGACGAGGACCTTACGCCGCAGGACCCGATCGAGTTCGTCGACACCAAGCCGTACCGCGAGCGCCAACTGAGCGCAACGAAGGGCTCGGGCCTCAACGAGGCGATCATCACCGGCCTCGGCACGATGGACGGGGTGCGGCTGGCGTTCGGCTCGATGGACTTCGGCTATCTCGGCGGGAGCATGGGATCGGTCGTCGGCGAGAAGATCACTCGGCTTATCGAGCGCGCCATCGTTGAGCGCATCCCGGTCGTCATCACGTGCACCTCGGGCGGGGCGCGCATGCAGGAGGCGGCGCTGAGCCTGATGCAGATGGCCAAGACGAGCGCGGCGGTCGCCCGCCTGCACGACGCCGGCCTGCTCTACATCACGCTGCTCGTCAACCCAGCCATGGCGGGCGTTATGGCGAGCTTTGCATCGCTCGGCGATATCGTGATCGCCGAGCCGGGCGCGCTCATCGGGTTCACCGGGCCGCGCGTCATCGAGCAGACGATCAAGCAGCAACTCCCCGAGGGCTTTCAGCGCTCGGAGTTCCAGGTCGATCACGGGATGGTTGACATGGTCGTGGCGCGTAAGGACTTGCGCGTCACGCTCGCCAAGATTCTCCACTTCTTCACGGAAGGCGCCCACACAGGGAGCCACGAAGGCGCGCACGTGAGCAACGGCGGGACCGTTCAGCGGCAGTAGATCGGGTTGGTCCAGGCGGTGCCGCCGGCGGCATCCCAGACCTCGATGCGCACGTACGTCTCCTCGCCCGTGAACCGGTAGTGCGCCTCGTGCAGGCGGTAGCCGGGCTCGGCGACAAACCGCCGGCCGTGGTAGCGCTGGGCGATGAACGTGACGCTCGTCGCCGGTGAGCAACGCACGCGGATGTGGCCATCGGTGATCGTCACCTCCTCGATCCGCGGACCCGTCGTTGAGTAGAACGCGCCGCGGCGCAGCGCGTCGACGACGGCCTCGCGCGTGAGCGCCTGGGCGCGCACCATGACCCAGCCCATGAATGTGTCGCCCTCGCCGTGGTGGCAGTCGTCAACGGCCACACCGTGGAGGCGGACGCCCCAGTCGAGGGCGTCGTCCCAGTGCACGCGCGACGTACCCTTGCCGACCGCGAGCGTGGTCGCGTTGAACACCTCCATCGCCCAGAGCCCGTCGTAGATATTGAGCGAGCGCTGCACGGTGTTGCCCGACCAGTACGGATGCGCAAACACGGTCAGTGCGCCCGCGTCGAGCAGCACGGCCTTGATCTCTTCGACGGACATCGCCCGGTCCACCGGCAGGGCGGGCGGCACGTCGATGCCGACGAGGTGCCACACCTCGCCTAGCTCGGGTCCGACGGCGTGACACTCCACGCCGTCGAGCACAAGGAACTCGCTCGTCGAGCGCCCGGCGTCGCTCGACACGACGAAGTGGTCGGTCAGCGCGATGAAATCGTAGCCCGCCTCGCGATACGCATCGAGGCGTTCGTCGACGCCGACGCTCCCGTCGCTGCGCGTCGTATGCGTGTGCAGATTGCCTTTGAGCCACCGCCCGCGCATCTCAAATGGATTCGTCCAGTGCATCGGCCTTCATGCCCTCGGCAAAATTGACAAGACTCTCCGGTGTTCTTCTTGCCTGGATAACGATCCAACTCGTCACGAAACCGACAACGCTCCAGACAGACCAAGCGATCTTGGCCCGACTTCTTGTGGCCCCAGCGCCTTGCCCCCGCCCCATTCAATGAACGCGACGCGGAGCGGAATCAGGCCGTCCATGCAAGCCGCGTTCTGCAAGAACTCTTTCATCCCCGGCCCGCCTCTCTAGGCTTCCACGTGCTCGTACAATGTCGTGCGTTGGCGCGGTTCGAAGCCGGCATCGGCTATGGTGCGGCGGATCTCGTCGATGCTCATGCGAAAGCGGACGCCGGCGGCGGCCACGACATTCTCTTCGAGCATTGTACCACCGAGGTCGTTGGCGCCAAAGCGTAAGGCGACGCTCGCGATCCTGGCGCCCTGGGTGACCCACGAGGCCTGGATGTTGTCAACGTTGTCGAGGAAGAGGCGCGACACGGCCAGCGTGCGCAGGTAGTCGTGCCCGCCGACGGTGCGGCCTCCCAGGGCGGTGTTCGCCGGCTGGTAGGTCCACGGGATGAAGGCCGTGAACACGCCCGAGCCCGGGCCGCCCGTCTCGTCCTGCAACGTGCGGATCGCCTCGAGGTGCTCGATGCGCTGGGCGAGCGTCTCGACGTGGCCGAACATCATTGTTGCCGTCGCGCGCATGCCAAGCGCGTGCGCGGCGCGCATCACATCGAGCCATTGGGCCGCCGTGCACTTGTGCGGGCTGACGGCGTGCCGCACGTCCTCGACGAGGATCTCGGCCCCGCCGCCAGGCAGCGAGTCGAGACCGGCGTCGCGCAGGCGCCGGAGCACGTCGCCCACGCCCAACTCCTCGAGCCGGGCGAGGTGGACGATCTCGGGCGGGGAGAACGAGTGGACATGCACGGGGAACGCCGCCTTGATGTGGCGAAGCATGGCCTCGAAGAACTCGAGCCGCAGCGCCGGGTGCAGGCCGCCCTGCATCAGGATCTGCGTGCCCCCGACGGCGACGGTCTCGGCGATCTTCTCGTCGAGCTCGTCGCGCGCGAGCACATACCCGCGCGGGTCGTCCGGCGCAACATAGAACGCGCAGAACCGGCAGCCGGAGACGCAGATATTTGTGTAGTTGATGTTGCGGTCGACGACGTAGGTGGCGATGCGCTCGTTGGTCTTGGCGCAGCGGACCGCGTGCGCCGCGGCGGCGAGCGCGGGAAGCTCGGCCTGCTCGAGCAGCATGAGGGCGCCGTCCGCGCTGAGGCGCGCCCCGTCGACGGCGCAATCAAGCTGCCGCTCAACGCCAGAAGTCAATGTCGATCTCCTTTGCCGCGAGTCCGAGCTCGACGCACAACCGGTTGAAAAGCTGGAAGCCGAACAACTCCTCGTCGCCGAACTCGTAGCGGATATGCTCCTCATAGTAGCGACGCATGACGCGCTTGGAAAGGAGGCGCTGGCCGGCGATGATCGCATCGAGGTTCGCCAGGCCCGCCGCCTTGGCCGCGTGGAGGCGTTCGACGGTGTCGCCGAGCTCGACGCCGCGCCGGGCGATCCACACCGCGTAGGTAAACGGCACCTGTGCGAACTCATGCCAAGCGGCGCCAAGGTCGAGCTTGCGCCCGGCGTCGCGGTGCAGCAGTGCGGTGTCACCGATGAGAAGCTGTGCGTCGTACGTCGAGCGCCGCAGCGAGAGCGGCCAGGCCGGGATGAACTGCGGCGCCACGTTGTACTTCTTCGCCAACAGCGCCTTGAGCAGCATGACGGCCGTGCGCGACTCGTAGTCCACGACGACGGTCCGCAGCCGCTCGATGCGCCGCAGGTGGAAGAGCAGGACGCTGCGCACCGGCCCGCGCGAGCCGATGCCCATGCCGGGCAGAACGCAGTACTCGTCGGAATCGAAGAGCATCACCACCGGAGCGAGCGCCACGTCGATGGCCCGCGTGCGCAGCAGCTTGGCGAGCGTCACCGGCGGCACGCGGACCACTTCGTCCTCGAGCCCGTAGATGAGCGGCCGTGCGTTCAGATATGGGAGCGAACCGATACGGACCTTGGCCACAATGTCCTCAACGTCGTGCGTTCGATCTGCATTGACTCCGGTCGACGCGCTCGTAGAGCGTGTTGCGCTCGATGGGCACGCGGCCGGCCTCCTCGATAAGCGCGCGGAGCTCACCGACGGTGAGCGCCTGCGGCGTCGTCGCGCCGGCGGCGTGCGTGATACGCTCCTCGACCACCGTACCGTCGAAATCGTCGGCGCCGAAGCTCAGCGCGACCTGCGCAAGCTTGAGCCCGAGCATGATCCAGAACGCCTTGAGATGCGGCACGTTGTCGAGATAGACGCGCGCCATGGCCATGATCTGAAGGTCTCGGCCGCCCGAGGACGGGCGGGCGCCCGAGGACGGGCGGGCGCCCGAGGACGGGCGGGCAGCCTCGAGCGCCGTGTTCGCCGAATGAAACGCGAGCGGGATAAACGCCATAAGACCGCCCGTCTCATCCTGGAGCGCGCGCAGCCGGTCGAGGTGATCCACGATCTGCGCGTCGGTCTCGATGTGGCCATAGAGCATCGTGGCGTTGGACCGGATGCCGAGCGCGTGTGCGGTGCGCATCACGTCGAGCCAGCTCTCGCCCGAGAGCTTGGTCGGACAAAGCTCGCGGCGCAGTTCGGGCGCGAACACCTCGGCCCCGCCGCCGGGCAGCGAGCCGAGCCCGGCCTCGCGCAGCCGCTCGAGGGTGGCGCCCACGCTCAGCCCGCCAACGCGCGCGATGTGGGCGATCTCGACCGCCGTGAACGCCTGGAGGTGGACGCCTGGCGCGATCGCCCGCAGCCCGCGCAGCATGTCCTCGTAGAACTCGAACGGGAGCTCCGGGTGCAGTCCGCCAACGATGTGAAACTCCGTGATCGGCTGAGCGAGCGCCTCGCGCGCGACGCGGAAGATCTCATCGAGCGACATGGCATAGGCGTCGGGCGCGTCCGCGCGCCGGCTGAACGCGCAGAACCGGCACGCGTTGACGCAGATGTTCGAGTAGTTGATGTGCCGGTTGATGACGTAGTAGGTCCGATTGCCGTTCAGGCGTTCGCGCACAGCGTTCGCCATGGCGCCGAGGGTGGCGAGGTCGCGACTCGCGAGCAGTCGAAGGCCGTCGTCGGGTGCGAGCCGTTCGCCGGCGAGCACCTTGTCGTAGATGTCGGCTATGTCGGACCGCCGCCGGGCACTGGCCAGCACGCCTTATCCTCCTCCTGTGGGCTTGCGGGCTGCTAGTGTACTGGAGCGGCCCATCGGCGACAACAGGTCTGTTCAGCGGCCCACGGCCTCCAGACCGGCTCGTCATTCGCGGCTTGTTGCGGGATGCACCACAGACTATACTGATTGACGCGTGCCTCAGAAGGGGCGTTCTCCATGAACACGGGAGGAGCGGACCATGTCTGCGCACAAGTTCCTGATCGTAGCCGGCGTTGTGCTTGGGTGTCTCGGGCTCTGTGGCTCGTCGTGCTGCAACAAGCAATCGGACTTCGCCAGGCCCGAGAGCTTCATCGTCGACCCGGACACGGGCGTCTGCTACGTGTCGAACGTCAACGAGTTCGGCGAGACGAAGCACCCCAACGACGGCTACATCTCGAAGCTCGACCAGAACCTCAACGTGGTCGAGCAGAAGTTCATCCAGGGGACCGAGCAGAACAAGCTCAACGACCCGAAGGGCTTGGCCATCATCGGCGACACGCTCTGGGTGGCCGACCTCAAGGTCATGCACGCCTACAACAAGACGACGGGGGAACCGGTCGCGCATATCTCGCTTCAGGCGCACGGCGCGCGGTCGCTGAACGGGGTCGAGGCCGGGCCGGACGGTCTCCTCTTTGTCTCTGACGACGTGTCGAGCGTCATCTTCACCATCAACACGCGCGAAGCCAACGCTGTCCAGGTGCTGCTGAAGAGCGCCGATCTGAGCAATCCGAACGGCCTGTACTGGGACGGCGCGGCCAAACTGCTCTACATCGCTTGCTGGCAGGGCGCCAAGGTTCTGACGGTCGCTCTCGACGGTACGATCACCACGTACGTCGAAGACGCAAACAGATTCGAGAACCTCGACGGCCTGGACGGCGACGGCGAGGGCACCCTCTACGTCTCGGATTACACCAAGAACATGGTGTGGCGCATCACGCCGGCACAGCGCATCGAACTCGTCGCCGAGAAGCTGACGACGCCCGCCGATATCCACGTGGACCGTCCCAACAAGCGGCTGCTCATCCCCGAGATGTCGGCCAACAAGGTCTCGACCCACGACCTGGCGAAAGAGCAGTAGCCCGACCTTGTCGCGGAAACACATCGGGCCGCCGGCGAACACCGGCGGCCCGTTTTTCTCATCGTGGGTGCCGCGCGCTGGGCGTCACGTCCTTTCTGCGCCCGGGTCGAAGAAGGCCCGGTACTCCTCGACGACGTCGGCGACAAAGCTGCGCATCCCCTCGAACGTCTTCGGGTGGCGCAGCAGGCCGCGCAACACGCTGAACGGCACCGTGGCGATGTCGGCGCCGGCCTCGGCCACTTCGGCCACTTGGCGCGGGTTGCGCAGGCTGGCGGCGATCACCTCGCTCTCGATGCCATAGGTGCTGTAGACGTGGACAATGCCCGCGACAAGATCGACGCCGCTCACCACCCCGTCGTCGTCAAGCACGCCACTGCCGTCGGCGCGCGGCAGGCCCTCGGCGGGGAAGTAGTCGCCCTTGTCGAAGCTCAGGCCGATCGAG encodes:
- the mqnC gene encoding dehypoxanthine futalosine cyclase, whose product is MRSISATSSATRSCSASSFSTGCASSSDSRQRRSTLTSGVERQLDCAVDGARLSADGALMLLEQAELPALAAAAHAVRCAKTNERIATYVVDRNINYTNICVSGCRFCAFYVAPDDPRGYVLARDELDEKIAETVAVGGTQILMQGGLHPALRLEFFEAMLRHIKAAFPVHVHSFSPPEIVHLARLEELGVGDVLRRLRDAGLDSLPGGGAEILVEDVRHAVSPHKCTAAQWLDVMRAAHALGMRATATMMFGHVETLAQRIEHLEAIRTLQDETGGPGSGVFTAFIPWTYQPANTALGGRTVGGHDYLRTLAVSRLFLDNVDNIQASWVTQGARIASVALRFGANDLGGTMLEENVVAAAGVRFRMSIDEIRRTIADAGFEPRQRTTLYEHVEA
- the mqnE gene encoding aminofutalosine synthase MqnE; the encoded protein is MASARRRSDIADIYDKVLAGERLAPDDGLRLLASRDLATLGAMANAVRERLNGNRTYYVINRHINYSNICVNACRFCAFSRRADAPDAYAMSLDEIFRVAREALAQPITEFHIVGGLHPELPFEFYEDMLRGLRAIAPGVHLQAFTAVEIAHIARVGGLSVGATLERLREAGLGSLPGGGAEVFAPELRRELCPTKLSGESWLDVMRTAHALGIRSNATMLYGHIETDAQIVDHLDRLRALQDETGGLMAFIPLAFHSANTALEAARPSSGARPSSGARPSSGGRDLQIMAMARVYLDNVPHLKAFWIMLGLKLAQVALSFGADDFDGTVVEERITHAAGATTPQALTVGELRALIEEAGRVPIERNTLYERVDRSQCRSNARR
- a CDS encoding CehA/McbA family metallohydrolase, with the protein product MHWTNPFEMRGRWLKGNLHTHTTRSDGSVGVDERLDAYREAGYDFIALTDHFVVSSDAGRSTSEFLVLDGVECHAVGPELGEVWHLVGIDVPPALPVDRAMSVEEIKAVLLDAGALTVFAHPYWSGNTVQRSLNIYDGLWAMEVFNATTLAVGKGTSRVHWDDALDWGVRLHGVAVDDCHHGEGDTFMGWVMVRAQALTREAVVDALRRGAFYSTTGPRIEEVTITDGHIRVRCSPATSVTFIAQRYHGRRFVAEPGYRLHEAHYRFTGEETYVRIEVWDAAGGTAWTNPIYCR
- the gatA gene encoding Asp-tRNA(Asn)/Glu-tRNA(Gln) amidotransferase subunit GatA; translation: MSLLEQSLSDAAKAVRAGTVSSTELTRAALDAIERLDPTLRAYISVDADGALARAAQLDARRGKGEPLGLLGGVPVAIKDNMVVRGGATTCASRILDGFVSPYDATVIERLREAGAVFLGKTNMDEFAMGSSTENSAVAATRNPWDTGRVPGGSSGGSAAAVAARMAFGALGSDTGGSIRQPASFCGVTGLKPTYGRVSRYGLVAFASSLDQIGTFSRDGRDAALLLGAIAGHDPRDSTSVKETVPDYGAALDGGVAGLRVGMPAEYFGEGISAETEQAVRAAIAKLNDLGAEVVEVSLPHLDYAVATYYIICTAEASSNLARYDGVRYGRRLDGEGVHDMYRASREAGFGAEVKRRILLGTYVLSAGYYDAYYLKALKVRTLIKADFDRAFEHVDCIAAPTSPTTAFRLGEKLDDPLTMYLLDIYTISVNLAGLPGISVPCGFDQAGLPIGLQLIGKPFDEPTLLRAAHAYQQATDWQRRVPPIVDGGA
- the gatC gene encoding Asp-tRNA(Asn)/Glu-tRNA(Gln) amidotransferase subunit GatC translates to MKEIGIEDVEHVAMLARLELNDDEKRAMTAQLGEILRYVAKLDEIDTGAVEPTAHILPLRNALRDDALRPSLDLNAVLANAPKRTGDLFQVPRVVE
- the gatB gene encoding Asp-tRNA(Asn)/Glu-tRNA(Gln) amidotransferase subunit GatB, whose protein sequence is MDYEVVIGMEVHVELKTESKAFCGCSTAFGAAPNTHVCPVCLGLPGVLPVLNRKAVEHAVRVGLALGCEISAFSKFDRKNYFYPDMPKNYQISQYDKPLTSTGRLPILVDGAIREIRIRRAHLEEDAGKLLHLDDGTTGVDFNRAGVPLLEIVSEPDLHSADEAVEYLLRLKTLLEYLGVSDCNMEEGSMRCEANVDVRPTGGGPIGDIVEIKNVASITGVKRAIEFEFERQRDLLEMGGTVKRETRRWNPDSARTTVMRTKELAHDYRYFPEPDLVPVVLDRETIERMRETLPELPLARQLRYMNEHGLSEYDSGVLTAQQAAADFYESCARLYGQPKVVCNWVMGELFRLMKERRVGFDTLQVTPTALVDMLKLIDNGTISGTIGKTVIEAMFATGLPPDRIVVDRGLMQISDTAELEKTITAVLEANSKPVADYRGGNEKTFGFLVGQVMRATKGKANPKLVNELLRKALDTGGE
- a CDS encoding acetyl-CoA carboxylase carboxyltransferase subunit beta; the encoded protein is MPLFGKPRYSTIKVKRVQVPDGRWMKCGACNQIIDVKQIEETLNTCPKCKFHFKMSARERIRLLLDEGSFVEMDEDLTPQDPIEFVDTKPYRERQLSATKGSGLNEAIITGLGTMDGVRLAFGSMDFGYLGGSMGSVVGEKITRLIERAIVERIPVVITCTSGGARMQEAALSLMQMAKTSAAVARLHDAGLLYITLLVNPAMAGVMASFASLGDIVIAEPGALIGFTGPRVIEQTIKQQLPEGFQRSEFQVDHGMVDMVVARKDLRVTLAKILHFFTEGAHTGSHEGAHVSNGGTVQRQ